One region of Aurantimonas sp. HBX-1 genomic DNA includes:
- a CDS encoding DUF892 family protein translates to MALNNLKDIYVDQLQDLYSADSQAAKVTRELAAKAHDASLKEALEAGVEGIEEGMATLKELITAHGADPKGEFCRGMEGLVKEARAHAIEEEITDPDARDAMIITQYQRMTHYGIAGYGCLVAFAKRLGLESDREKLQECLDATYDGDDTMTAIATGGINEAAMR, encoded by the coding sequence ATGGCTCTGAACAATCTCAAGGACATCTATGTCGACCAGCTGCAGGACCTCTACAGCGCCGACTCGCAGGCTGCGAAGGTCACCCGCGAGCTGGCGGCGAAGGCCCACGACGCCAGCCTGAAGGAAGCGCTCGAGGCCGGCGTCGAGGGCATTGAGGAAGGCATGGCGACGCTCAAGGAGCTGATCACCGCGCACGGCGCCGACCCGAAGGGCGAGTTCTGCCGCGGCATGGAAGGCCTGGTGAAGGAAGCCCGGGCGCACGCCATCGAGGAGGAGATCACCGATCCCGACGCGCGCGACGCGATGATCATCACCCAGTACCAGCGGATGACGCATTACGGCATTGCCGGCTATGGCTGCCTCGTCGCCTTCGCCAAGCGGCTCGGCCTGGAATCGGACCGCGAGAAGCTGCAGGAATGCCTCGATGCCACCTATGACGGCGACGACACGATGACCGCCATCGCCACCGGCGGCATTAACGAAGCCGCGATGCGCTGA
- the hrpB gene encoding ATP-dependent helicase HrpB produces MTRPALPDLPVSAVLDELADALETRRRAVLVAPPGAGKTTLVPLHLLGAPFRGDGKILLIEPRRLAARAAARRMADLLGEAVGETVGWRMRLDTLVSARTRIEVVTEGVFTRMVLSDPELAGVAAVIFDEFHERSLDGDFGLALALDVASALREDLRLLVMSATLDGARVAALLGDAPVVESQGRAFPVTIRYRDRPGTEPVESAVVAAVRAALAEETGSLLVFLPGQREIERVAERLRETVPPGVIVAPLYGAMEGAAQDLAVRPAPAGTRKIVLATSIAETSLTIDGVSVVIDSGLRRRPVFEPATGLSRLETVRISKAAADQRAGRAGRTAPGTAIRLWRAEQTAALEPFDRPEILASDLSGLVLDCAAWGVGEPADMAFLDAPPAPAVAEARTLLVELGGLDAGGRLTEAGEAMRALPLPPRLARMVVGAPPQARRDATMLAVLLTERGLGGTDTDLGERLRRFRADDGPRARASGKLARRIAATPGIPAAAVADAGGEPGDLLALAYPDRVAIARGARGHFVLANGRGGVLDAAHALAREKYIVVAELQGAARAGRILAAAALPAASMERLVAERGTVEDVVGFDMAARQVRARRVRRLGRATLEESPQPVPAGEAASTALADGIRRLGFASLPFGKDGERLLRRMRFLAAAYGPPWPDLSDEALLAGLETWLMPYLPGVTGIAQISSGALSEALRGLLPQGVASRLDAMAPTHFAAPSGSMVPIRYETDQPVLAIRVQELFGLIRHPTIADGRLKLTLELLSPAHRPIQITRDLPGFWEGSWADVRAELRGRYPKHEWPEDPARARATARAKPRP; encoded by the coding sequence ATGACGCGGCCCGCGCTGCCCGACCTGCCGGTCTCGGCCGTCCTCGACGAACTCGCCGACGCGCTGGAAACCCGGCGCCGCGCCGTCCTCGTCGCGCCGCCCGGCGCCGGCAAGACCACGCTGGTGCCGCTGCATCTCCTGGGCGCGCCATTCCGCGGCGACGGCAAGATCCTGCTCATCGAGCCGCGACGCCTGGCGGCGCGGGCGGCGGCGCGGCGCATGGCCGATCTCCTCGGCGAGGCGGTCGGCGAGACCGTCGGCTGGCGCATGCGCCTCGACACGCTGGTCTCGGCCAGGACCCGGATCGAGGTAGTCACCGAGGGCGTCTTCACCCGGATGGTGCTGTCCGATCCCGAGCTCGCGGGCGTCGCCGCGGTGATCTTCGACGAATTCCACGAGCGTTCGCTGGACGGCGATTTCGGCCTGGCGCTGGCGCTCGACGTCGCCTCCGCGCTGCGCGAGGACCTGCGCCTTCTCGTCATGTCGGCGACGCTGGACGGCGCGCGCGTGGCGGCGCTGCTCGGCGATGCGCCGGTGGTCGAGAGCCAGGGCCGCGCCTTTCCGGTGACGATCCGCTATCGCGACCGGCCGGGCACCGAGCCGGTGGAGAGCGCCGTCGTCGCGGCCGTCCGCGCGGCATTGGCGGAGGAAACCGGCAGCCTGCTGGTGTTCCTGCCCGGCCAGCGCGAGATCGAGCGCGTCGCCGAGCGGCTGCGGGAGACGGTTCCCCCCGGCGTGATCGTCGCCCCGCTCTACGGTGCCATGGAGGGCGCCGCGCAGGATCTCGCCGTGCGTCCCGCGCCAGCCGGCACGCGCAAGATCGTGCTGGCGACGTCGATCGCCGAGACGTCGCTGACCATCGACGGCGTCTCGGTGGTGATCGACTCGGGCCTGCGCCGTCGGCCGGTGTTCGAGCCGGCGACCGGCCTGTCGCGGCTGGAGACCGTGCGCATCTCGAAGGCCGCCGCCGACCAGCGGGCCGGCCGCGCCGGGCGCACCGCGCCCGGAACCGCGATCCGGCTGTGGCGGGCGGAGCAGACCGCTGCCCTGGAGCCGTTCGACCGCCCCGAGATCCTCGCTAGCGACCTCTCCGGCCTGGTGCTCGACTGCGCCGCCTGGGGCGTCGGCGAGCCGGCCGACATGGCGTTTCTCGATGCGCCGCCGGCACCCGCCGTCGCCGAGGCGCGGACCCTCCTGGTCGAGCTCGGCGGTCTCGACGCCGGCGGAAGGCTCACCGAAGCCGGCGAGGCGATGCGCGCTTTGCCGCTGCCGCCCCGGCTGGCGCGCATGGTGGTCGGCGCCCCGCCGCAGGCGCGGCGCGACGCCACGATGCTGGCGGTGCTGCTCACCGAGCGCGGCCTCGGCGGCACCGACACCGATCTCGGCGAGCGGCTGCGGCGCTTTCGCGCCGACGACGGGCCGCGCGCTCGCGCCTCGGGCAAGCTCGCCCGGCGCATCGCGGCAACGCCCGGCATCCCCGCTGCCGCCGTCGCCGATGCCGGCGGCGAGCCCGGCGACCTCCTGGCGCTCGCCTATCCCGACCGCGTCGCCATCGCCCGCGGCGCACGCGGCCATTTCGTCCTCGCCAACGGCCGCGGCGGCGTGCTCGACGCCGCGCACGCTCTGGCGCGGGAGAAATACATTGTCGTCGCCGAGCTGCAGGGCGCGGCGCGGGCCGGGCGCATCCTCGCCGCCGCGGCATTGCCGGCGGCGTCGATGGAGCGGCTGGTCGCCGAACGCGGCACCGTCGAAGATGTCGTCGGCTTCGACATGGCGGCACGGCAGGTGCGGGCCCGGCGGGTGCGACGGCTCGGTCGCGCGACGCTGGAGGAATCGCCGCAGCCGGTGCCGGCGGGCGAGGCCGCTTCGACGGCCCTCGCCGACGGCATCCGCCGGCTGGGGTTTGCGTCGTTGCCCTTCGGCAAGGATGGCGAGCGCCTCTTGCGGCGCATGCGCTTCCTCGCCGCCGCCTACGGCCCGCCATGGCCGGACCTGTCGGACGAGGCCCTGCTGGCCGGGCTGGAGACCTGGCTGATGCCCTATCTGCCGGGCGTGACCGGGATTGCCCAGATATCGTCCGGGGCGCTGTCGGAAGCGCTGCGCGGGCTGCTGCCGCAGGGCGTCGCCAGCCGGCTGGACGCGATGGCGCCGACGCATTTTGCCGCACCGAGCGGCTCGATGGTGCCGATCCGCTACGAGACCGACCAGCCGGTGCTGGCGATAAGGGTACAGGAGCTCTTCGGCCTGATCCGCCATCCGACGATTGCCGACGGGCGGCTGAAGCTGACGCTGGAACTCCTGTCGCCGGCGCATCGGCCGATCCAGATCACCCGCGACCTGCCGGGGTTCTGGGAAGGCTCGTGGGCCGACGTGCGGGCCGAGTTGCGCGGCCGCTACCCGAAGCACGAATGGCCGGAGGACCCGGCGCGGGCAAGGGCGACGGCGCGGGCCAAGCCGCGCCCCTGA